Proteins encoded by one window of Salvia splendens isolate huo1 chromosome 5, SspV2, whole genome shotgun sequence:
- the LOC121805653 gene encoding dentin sialophosphoprotein-like — protein MYRQSPSRNQRSKGIKVKYVLQVCLLLAACFWLLYQVKHSHDKKTGFDETDAKSSLQKTSSDELIRLGRKDIRLRVDKMDSENEIHDETSEEEETTEEGEEDKHGEDDSEDKKVEERDDDEAGDREDEREEHEQEKLDTEVHKEQSLIDGGEREDGEDNEIQETDSESHDQTEKESTSDDTDHDAKDMSAHEAREEHYKADDASSAVTHDTQMETENENEHVENSNEHPGNILEEETKENDSEETYEGENRKDLEVNGSEAAGDVHQPNITTTSVKDDTLHDSENGSTPNNATTEGSTDPLISNSTTTEVTFESKVLPSDNSTDSKPELGTEGTSAEGSDNKTVDPEQGSNSMLTVDSTHSNSNSTSSGETKDAGLLPEELSDNSTDSSVSENLRSEASNEEGNNTTESSSEKNNEFDAEKSDTSDGRDESLDSTSADNAEEEVQADAIDISDTSNSMEEKDVRVDLDTLPDIQTEGSSSEDVAAE, from the coding sequence ATGTACAGACAATCACCCAGCAGGAACCAAAGATCAAAAGGGATTAAGGTTAAGTATGTCCTGCAAGTTTGTTTGCTGCTGGCTGCATGCTTTTGGTTGCTATACCAAGTTAAACATTCCCATGACAAGAAGACAGGATTTGATGAAACTGATGCCAAAAGCTCACTTCAAAAAACTAGTAGTGATGAACTTATAAGACTTGGAAGGAAAGATATCCGTCTTCGAGTTGACAAAATGGACTCTGAGAATGAGATTCATGATGAAACATCAGAAGAAGAGGAAACTACtgaagaaggagaggaagatAAGCATGGTGAAGATGATTCAGAAGACAAGAAGGTCGAAGAGAGGGATGACGACGAGGCAGGAGATAGAGAGGATGAAAGGGAAGAGCACGAACAAGAGAAACTTGATACAGAAGTTCATAAAGAACAAAGTTTGATTGATGGTGGGGAGAGAGAAGATGGGGAGGATAATGAAATTCAAGAAACAGATTCTGAAAGTCATGACCAAACGGAGAAGGAAAGTACTTCTGACGATACTGATCATGATGCAAAAGATATGAGTGCTCACGAAGCACGCGAGGAACATTACAAGGCAGATGACGCTTCTAGTGCTGTGACACATGATACACAAATGGAGACAGAAAACGAGAATGAACATGTTGAGAACTCTAACGAACACCCTGGAAATATTTTAGAAGAGGAGACGAAAGAGAATGATAGTGAAGAAACTTATGAAGGTGAGAACAGGAAAGATTTGGAGGTGAATGGAAGTGAGGCAGCTGGTGATGTTCATCAACCAAATATCACAACCACTTCAGTCAAGGATGACACGTTACATGACTCTGAGAATGGTTCTACTCCTAATAATGCAACCACAGAAGGATCCACTGATCCTTTGATAAGTAATAGCACAACTACTGAGGTTACATTTGAGAGCAAGGTGTTGCCCTCAGATAATTCAACAGACAGCAAGCCTGAGTTAGGCACTGAGGGTACTTCTGCTGAAGGATCTGACAATAAAACTGTTGATCCAGAGCAGGGCAGTAATTCTATGTTAACTGTGGACAGTACTCATTCGAACTCTAATTCAACAAGCTCTGGTGAAACAAAAGACGCAGGATTACTCCCCGAGGAATTATCTGATAATAGTACAGACTCTTCTGTATCAGAAAATTTAAGATCAGAGGCTTCGAATGAAGAAGGGAACAACACTACAGAGTCCTCCTCAGAAAAGAACAATGAATTCGATGCTGAGAAATCAGATACAAGTGATGGTAGAGATGAAAGCTTGGATTCTACATCGGCTGATAATGCTGAAGAAGAAGTTCAAGCGGATGCTATTGATATATCTGATACTTCCAATTCCATGGAGGAGAAAGATGTACGGGTGGATCTTGACACTCTCCCTGACATACAAACAGAGGGAAGTAGTAGCGAAGATGTTGCTGCAGAGTGA
- the LOC121804206 gene encoding agamous-like MADS-box protein AGL61, with product MAKKPSMGRQKIKIQKIEVKNHLQVTFSKRRSGLFKKASELCTLCGVEIGIIVFSPAGKVFSFGHPNVESIINRFLTRNPVANAHDPFQLVEAQRNASVRELNLQLGHMLNEMEAERKRGESLDVMRKANQSHYWWESPVSKLGLEQLEQVRDAMEELKKNVNQQAAANSVFMVNRVFEQYEAKPMPSHGSNINNIAAAAAAANCSFGYCHGFF from the coding sequence ATGGCAAAGAAGCCCAGCATGGGGAGACAAAAGATCAAGATCCAGAAAATAGAGGTGAAGAACCACCTCCAAGTGACCTTCTCGAAGCGTCGGTCAGGGCTCTTCAAGAAGGCGAGCGAGCTCTGCACGCTCTGTGGCGTGGAGATCGGCATCATTGTCTTCTCCCCGGCCGGGAAGGTCTTCTCCTTCGGCCACCCCAACGTGGAGTCCATCATCAACCGCTTCCTGACCCGCAACCCGGTCGCCAACGCCCACGACCCGTTCCAGCTTGTGGAGGCGCAGAGGAACGCCAGCGTGAGGGAGCTGAACCTGCAGTTAGGGCACATGCTCAACGAGATGGAGGCCGAGAGGAAGAGAGGGGAGAGCTTGGACGTGATGCGGAAGGCGAACCAGAGCCACTACTGGTGGGAGTCGCCGGTGAGTAAATTAGGGTTGGAGCAGCTGGAGCAGGTGAGGGACGCCATGGAGGAGCTCAAGAAGAATGTTAACCAGCAGGCCGCGGCGAACTCGGTTTTCATGGTGAATAGGGTTTTTGAGCAGTATGAGGCCAAACCGATGCCTAGCCATGGCtctaatattaataatattgcggcggcggcggccgcTGCTAACTGCAGCTTTGGATATTGCCATGGATTTTTCTGA
- the LOC121804207 gene encoding uncharacterized protein LOC121804207: MHCDVDEEDEQTIARYFGALRPEIADVVQLQQYWTYEDVCRLALKVEKQLTRKKAVNRWSGKDATPFRGSSSTTGQTKPSAPTAKQPVAVTPRESGQRSRTPVRCFKCQGFGHIQADCPNRQMITFVGDDSIPTFDKSDDEDELSDGSTELVYADQGATLVVRRVLNVAAAEEELWLRHNIFQTECTAQGKICNVIIDGGSCENVVSSIMVEKLGLSTIAHPQPYKLSWLIKGNELKVSKRCLVQFSIGKRYKDEVWCDVIPMDACHSLLGRPWQFDRRVKHNGFKNTYTLKKDGATITLCPCPDKKCDTVVDKTANENSNLLTRSAFVAAASEAPTCYVLVVVESNSVELKIPKAVQPLLNLYEDVLPAAIPSGLPPMRDIQHCIDLIPSSPIPNKAAYRLRPKEHEELQKQVLELLEKGVIRESMSLCAVTALMVPKANGSMRMCMDSRAINMITIKYRFPIPRFDDLLDQLHGSRVFSKLTCTVVTIRFA; encoded by the coding sequence ATGCATTGCGATGTTGACGAGGAGGATGAGCAAACGATTGCTCGATATTTTGGGGCACTCCGCCCTGAAATCGCTGATGTTGTGCAGTTACAACAATATTGGACGTATGAAGACGTGTGCAGGCTAGCTTTGAAGGTGGAGAAACAGTTGACAAGGAAGAAGGCAGTTAACCGCTGGTCAGGGAAAGACGCAACACCTTTTCGTGGCAGTAGCAGTACCACGGGTCAAACCAAGCCATCAGCTCCGACAGCAAAACAGCCAGTGGCGGTTACACCGAGAGAATCTGGGCAGCGATCAAGAACACCGGTGCGATGCTTTAAATGTCAAGGCTTTGGGCATATTCAAGCTGATTGCCCCAATCGACAGATGATCACGTTTGTGGGTGACGATAGTATTCCTACGTTTGACAAATCAGATGACGAGGATGAACTATCAGATGGGAGTACCGAGTTGGTGTATGCGGATCAGGGGGCTACTTTGGTGGTTCGCCGTGTGTTGAATGTAGCAGCTGCAGAGGAAGAGCTATGGTTGAGGCATAATATTTTTCAGACCGAGTGTACTGCACAAGGAAAGATATGCAACGTGATTATTGATGGGGGTAGTTGTGAGAATGTGGTTTCTTCGATCATGGTGGAAAAATTGGGATTAAGTACGATTGCTCATCCACAGCCCTATAAGCTATCATGGTTGATCAAAGGCAATGAATTGAAGGTTAGTAAGCGATGTTTAGTTCAATTTTCCATTGGGAAGCGATATAAAGATGAGGTCTGGTGTGATGTAATTCCTATGGATGCTTGTCATAGTTTGCTTGGTCGTCCTTGGCAATTTGATCGTAGGGTCAAGCATAATGGgtttaaaaatacatacacaTTAAAAAAAGATGGTGCTACTATCACCTTGTGCCCTTGTCCGGATAAGAAGTGTGATACTGTTGTTGACAAAACAGCTAACGAGAATAGTAACCTGCTGACACGATCAGCTTTTGTGGCAGCAGCATCGGAGGCGCCAACATGCTACGTGTTAGTCGTGGTCGAGAGCAACAGCGTGGAGTTGAAGATCCCTAAGGCAGTGCAACCACTTTTGAACTTGTATGAGGATGTTTTACCAGCAGCCATTCCGTCGGGTTTGCCTCCTATGCGAGATATACAACACTGTATTGATCTGATTCCAAGTTCACCCATTCCTAACAAGGCTGCGTATCGTTTGCGGCCAAAGGAGCATGAAGAGTTACAGAAGCAAGTGTTGGAGTTATTGGAGAAAGGTGTCATTCGAGAGAGCATGAGTCTGTGTGCTGTCACGGCGTTAATGGTTCCGAAAGCGAATGGGTCAATGAGAATGTGTATGGACAGTAGAGCAATCAACATGATCACTATCAAATACAGATTTCCCATCCCACGGTTTGATGACTTGTTGGATCAGCTTCATGGTTCGCGAGTATTCTCCAAATTGACTTGCACAGTGGTTACCATCAGATTCGCCTAA
- the LOC121804208 gene encoding pathogenesis-related leaf protein 6-like, with protein MADIALGKKMTQFPRLSLHHHNHSNSKTFHTHSQMTMACHTYFLITLVSILGLISTARAQNAAQDYVNAHNSPRTQVGVGAVAWNATLATYALNYANSRVGDCALTHSYGPYGENLAKGSSSTFTGVSAVNLWAAEKQYYDHTNNCCIGTNQCLHYTQVVWHDSTQIGCARVRCNNGWYYVVCSYHQPGNWEGEMPY; from the exons atgGCTGATATAGCTTTGGGGAAGAAGATGACTCAATTCCCAAG GTTATCCCTCCATCATCACAATCACTCAAATTCAAAAACATTCCATACACATTCACAAATGACAATGGCTTGCCACACTTATTTCTTGATCACCCTTGTTTCCATTCTAGGCCTAATAAGTACTGCACGTGCCCAAAACGCGGCGCAGGACTATGTGAACGCGCATAATAGCCCCCGGACCCAAGTGGGCGTGGGGGCGGTGGCGTGGAATGCCACACTGGCCACGTACGCCTTAAACTACGCCAACTCTAGGGTTGGGGACTGCGCGCTGACACACTCCTACGGCCCCTACGGGGAAAACCTAGCCAAGGGCAGCAGCAGCACCTTCACGGGCGTCTCTGCGGTGAACTTGTGGGCCGCGGAGAAGCAATATTATGACCACACAAACAACTGCTGCATCGGCACGAACCAGTGCCTTCACTACACACAAGTGGTGTGGCACGACTCGACCCAGATAGGGTGTGCCCGCGTGCGGTGCAACAATGGCTGGTACTACGTCGTCTGCAGCTACCATCAACCAGGCAACTGGGAAGGGGAGATGCcttattaa
- the LOC121805783 gene encoding uncharacterized protein LOC121805783 produces MDPCPFLRIVIANLALKFPPNSQTPSFSHYCKIKFKGFPTQFADVSLHADALDSRVHGCFLFSKPELEKLAAKSTKFSSLKIEIHRRSARGCGFGSGAKLLGYAVVHLDLRGILDDMGKCVIQNGWVAVGGSGVKLHLNVRAEPDPRFVFLFDGEPECSPQVFQVNGNVKQPVFTCKFGLRNSTERSRSSLSEPSTSVSCFGSGGKGHPIRERKGWSITIHDLSGSPVAAASMVTPFVPSPGTDRVSRSNPGAWLILRPGHSTWRPWGRLEAWSDGNHLGYRFDLIPDGGIDTITLANSSIPTKNGGKFTIDVNSGPTPMTSPNNSFDLSSGSGSGSDLGSALGSGSWAHLLYRGFVMSSTVQGNGSPEVEVGVQHVSCTEDAAAFVALAAAMDLSMDTCRPFSRKLRKELRQPDLE; encoded by the exons ATGGATCCCTGCCCTTTCCTGCGGATTGTCATCGCCAATTTGGCCCTCAAATTCCCCCCCAACTCCCAAACCCCTTCCTTCTCCCACTACTGCAAAATCAAATTCAAAGGCTTCCCCACTCAATTCGCCGACGTCTCGCTCCACGCCGACGCCCTCGACAGCCGAGTCCACGGCTGTTTCCTCTTCAGCAAGCCGGAGCTCGAAAAATTAGCCGCCAAATCGACCAAATTTTCGTCTCTCAAGATCGAGATTCACCGGCGGAGCGCCCGAGGCTGCGGATTCGGCAGCGGCGCCAAGCTGCTTGGCTATGCGGTGGTGCACTTGGATTTGAGGGGTATTCTCGACGATATGGGCAAATGCGTCATCCAAAACGGGTGGGTCGCGGTCGGCGGGTCGGGTGTCAAGTTGCACCTCAATGTGCGGGCCGAGCCCGACCCCAGATTTGTCTTCTTGTTCGACGGAGAGCCCGAGTGCAGCCCGCAGGTTTTTCAGGTCAATGGGAATGTTAAGCAGCCGGTTTTTACTTGCAAGTTCGGTTTGAGGAATTCTACCGAGAGATCTAG ATCTTCACTATCAGAACCAAGCACCTCAGTAAGCTGCTTCGGCTCCGGCGGCAAGGGGCATCccataagagagagaaaaggatGGTCCATCACCATCCACGACTTGTCCGGATCCCCGGTTGCCGCCGCTTCAATGGTGACGCCGTTCGTGCCATCACCGGGAACAGACAGAGTGAGCCGGTCCAACCCTGGGGCGTGGCTGATCCTGAGGCCGGGGCACAGCACGTGGAGGCCGTGGGGACGGCTCGAGGCGTGGAGCGACGGCAACCACCTCGGTTACCGCTTCGACCTCATACCCGACGGCGGCATTGACACCATCACCCTCGCCAACTCCAGCATCCCCACCAAGAACGGCGGGAAATTCACCATCGACGTCAACAGCGGGCCAACGCCAATGACGAGCCCCAATAACAGCTTCGACCTCAGCTCGGGGTCGGGTTCCGGGTCGGATCTTGGCTCAGCATTGGGTTCCGGGTCATGGGCGCATCTGTTGTACAGAGGGTTCGTGATGTCATCGACAGTGCAAGGCAATGGCAGCCCGGAGGTGGAAGTCGGGGTGCAACACGTGAGTTGCACGGAGGATGCGGCGGCGTTCGTGGCGTTGGCAGCTGCGATGGATCTCAGCATGGATACTTGCAGGCCGTTTTCAAGAAAGCTCCGCAAAGAGCTGCGCCAACCGGATCTCGAATAG